From the genome of Dehalobacter sp., one region includes:
- a CDS encoding pilus assembly protein TadG-related protein, which yields MPRSVCLPLRKRLKNEDGNITILFAVLLIVLFGFTGLVVDIGGMYLNRLHLFEVGQIIRDARFNETLAIDHSENPEATLNDIADTYAVLNGLDESQVSVDYYQTKLTETERNYELDINLTDTYDCVFIKIFGIDTQTINVTIHGTSTAAKSPRIWAPGRK from the coding sequence ATGCCTAGAAGCGTTTGCTTGCCGTTACGTAAACGATTAAAAAACGAAGATGGAAATATCACAATTCTATTTGCTGTCCTGCTAATTGTATTGTTTGGGTTTACAGGACTTGTTGTGGATATTGGCGGGATGTACTTAAATCGTTTACACTTGTTTGAGGTTGGACAAATAATCAGGGATGCGCGTTTTAATGAAACATTGGCGATCGATCATTCGGAAAATCCTGAAGCAACGCTCAATGATATTGCCGACACCTATGCAGTATTAAATGGACTGGATGAAAGCCAGGTAAGCGTAGATTATTATCAGACAAAACTGACGGAAACAGAACGGAATTACGAATTGGATATTAATCTTACAGATACCTATGATTGCGTATTTATAAAAATTTTCGGTATTGATACCCAAACAATTAATGTGACCATACATGGAACCAGTACAGCTGCAAAATCACCCCGAATATGGGCTCCAGGCAGAAAGTAG
- a CDS encoding pilus assembly protein, which produces MVRDIEQIRLKGRVFNLMRVLKNENGQALVEFALVLPLFLMLTFAVIDLGWMMNKYLTFDYAYRNASWTMSISYDSDYSQTISGESAKKAIKEAMKKTSSLVDEEDLSVSDAKLKCWTEKKDYYTPKSGGGTDQNTKKWRYAQITASLVYTVEPLTPLGKVIFGEQLTFTKNLKKNRLIITKEG; this is translated from the coding sequence ATGGTTAGAGATATCGAACAGATACGTTTGAAGGGAAGGGTGTTCAATTTGATGCGCGTGCTAAAAAATGAAAATGGACAGGCACTTGTTGAATTTGCCCTGGTACTTCCTTTATTTCTAATGTTAACGTTTGCTGTGATAGATTTAGGGTGGATGATGAATAAGTATCTTACTTTTGATTATGCTTATCGCAATGCGTCTTGGACAATGAGTATAAGCTATGATAGTGATTATTCCCAAACAATCAGTGGAGAATCTGCCAAAAAAGCAATAAAAGAGGCGATGAAAAAGACATCGTCGCTGGTTGATGAGGAAGATTTGTCTGTGAGTGATGCTAAGTTAAAATGTTGGACTGAAAAGAAAGACTACTACACGCCCAAAAGTGGCGGCGGCACGGATCAAAATACAAAAAAATGGAGATATGCGCAGATCACAGCCAGTTTAGTTTATACAGTTGAACCGTTGACTCCGTTAGGAAAAGTGATATTCGGAGAACAGCTGACATTTACGAAAAACCTTAAAAAAAATCGACTGATTATAACAAAAGAAGGTTAG
- a CDS encoding pilus assembly protein: MLGGKNMKIREFISLRKIRECKKGQAMVEFALVLPILLLFLGFILDAGRIVDAQVLVQSAANEGIRQITSKTNINEQVKNSISDYTDRLDFDQLTIEAKAGETKRKNYTYHANKGSRFQELPSYYTYFNATVTLEYDVPVLMPQSKLFFGDEFRVLSTFTSQVFLEGYPEDG, translated from the coding sequence ATGCTGGGCGGTAAAAATATGAAGATCAGAGAATTTATAAGTTTAAGAAAAATACGAGAATGCAAAAAAGGTCAGGCTATGGTGGAATTTGCACTGGTTTTACCTATTTTACTGCTGTTTCTTGGTTTTATTCTGGATGCCGGACGAATTGTCGATGCGCAAGTATTGGTACAGAGTGCAGCAAATGAGGGAATTCGGCAAATTACCAGCAAGACAAATATCAATGAACAAGTTAAAAATTCCATTAGTGATTATACAGACAGATTGGATTTTGATCAGTTAACCATTGAGGCCAAAGCTGGAGAAACAAAACGGAAGAATTATACGTATCATGCGAACAAAGGATCTCGATTTCAAGAATTACCAAGCTATTATACCTATTTTAACGCGACAGTAACTTTGGAATATGATGTACCGGTGCTCATGCCGCAGTCAAAATTGTTTTTTGGTGATGAATTTAGGGTATTGTCAACATTTACTTCACAGGTGTTTTTAGAGGGGTATCCTGAGGATGGTTAG